One Candidatus Margulisiibacteriota bacterium genomic window carries:
- a CDS encoding transketolase, with amino-acid sequence MSGDEIKKLQEIASKLRQHVIAMTCAAASGHPGGSLSAADIITVLYFHTLRHRPKDPGWVDRDRFVMSKGHAAPILYSALAEAGYFPAKYLKTLRQMGSSLQGHIDMLSLPGIEMSTGSLGQGLSAANGMALAGRLDKKDYHVFCLLGDGECQEGQIWEAAMTSGHRKIDNLTAIVDHNKYQIDGKIEDVKTLNPFEDKWKAFGWHVVRCDGHSIKALIAAIDSAQKTKGKPTVIIADTIKGKGVSFMEAAPLSFHGSPPTPEQEKQALCELCKIKDIEL; translated from the coding sequence ATGAGCGGCGATGAAATCAAAAAACTCCAGGAAATAGCGTCAAAATTACGACAACACGTCATCGCGATGACCTGCGCCGCCGCTTCCGGACATCCGGGCGGTTCGCTTTCCGCGGCCGACATTATCACCGTGCTTTATTTTCATACCTTGCGCCACAGACCCAAAGATCCAGGCTGGGTCGATCGCGACCGGTTTGTGATGAGCAAAGGGCACGCCGCGCCTATTTTATATTCGGCGCTGGCGGAAGCTGGTTATTTCCCAGCCAAATATTTGAAGACTTTGCGCCAGATGGGGAGTTCGCTTCAGGGTCATATTGATATGCTTTCTCTCCCCGGCATAGAAATGTCGACCGGTTCGCTTGGGCAGGGGCTTTCTGCCGCCAACGGAATGGCGCTGGCCGGCCGGCTCGACAAAAAAGATTATCATGTTTTTTGTTTGCTTGGCGACGGCGAATGCCAGGAGGGGCAGATTTGGGAAGCGGCCATGACCTCCGGCCACCGGAAGATCGACAATTTGACGGCGATCGTTGATCATAACAAATACCAGATCGACGGGAAGATTGAGGATGTTAAAACCCTTAACCCATTTGAGGATAAGTGGAAAGCTTTCGGCTGGCATGTTGTCCGATGCGACGGGCATTCCATTAAAGCGTTGATCGCCGCGATCGACAGCGCCCAAAAAACAAAAGGTAAACCGACGGTAATTATCGCGGACACGATCAAAGGCAAGGGGGTCAGCTTTATGGAGGCGGCCCCTCTTAGTTTCCATGGTTCCCCTCCGACCCCCGAACAGGAGAAGCAGGCCCTGTGTGAACTTTGCAAAATAAAGGATATTGAGTTATGA
- the murB gene encoding UDP-N-acetylmuramate dehydrogenase, giving the protein MKYSKNEPLKKHTSFRIGGPARLFCVPKNQAELAEAIQYAREKKIKYTILGAGTNVLALDKGFRGLVIKLATGLKRIYFKDNLLFAEAGVYLPHLVQVALKCRLTGLEFLAGIPGTVGGAVVMNAGAWGKELSGFIDHVKVLDKNGEEFVLTGKELGFGYRKSVIEKRSLIVVEAAFKLKNGQTKSMRQKINDYLAQRKLKQPLGIPNAGSVFKNPPKRTAGKLVQDAGGKGLRCGDAQVSEKHANFIVNLGEASSRDVLKLMTSLQKIVKAKYKVNLEPEIKLMVE; this is encoded by the coding sequence ATGAAGTATAGCAAGAACGAACCATTGAAAAAACATACGTCGTTTCGAATAGGCGGGCCCGCCAGGTTGTTTTGCGTGCCAAAGAACCAGGCTGAGCTGGCCGAAGCGATCCAATACGCGCGGGAGAAGAAAATAAAATACACTATCCTTGGCGCGGGGACCAATGTCCTGGCCCTGGATAAGGGTTTTCGGGGACTGGTTATCAAGCTGGCTACGGGATTAAAAAGGATATATTTTAAAGATAATTTATTATTTGCCGAAGCCGGTGTATATTTGCCCCATTTGGTCCAGGTTGCCCTTAAATGCCGCCTGACTGGTTTGGAATTTTTGGCCGGGATACCGGGGACAGTTGGAGGCGCTGTCGTCATGAATGCGGGGGCGTGGGGTAAAGAGCTCTCCGGCTTTATTGATCATGTAAAGGTGCTTGATAAAAATGGGGAAGAATTTGTTCTGACCGGAAAAGAGCTGGGTTTTGGCTATCGAAAAAGCGTGATCGAAAAACGGAGTTTAATTGTTGTAGAAGCTGCTTTTAAGCTAAAAAACGGCCAGACCAAATCGATGCGTCAAAAGATCAATGACTATTTGGCGCAAAGGAAGTTGAAACAACCCCTCGGCATCCCGAATGCCGGCAGCGTTTTTAAAAATCCGCCAAAAAGGACCGCCGGAAAGCTGGTGCAGGACGCGGGGGGGAAGGGGTTGCGCTGCGGCGATGCCCAGGTATCTGAAAAACACGCCAACTTTATAGTCAATCTTGGTGAAGCGTCGAGCCGTGATGTTCTGAAGCTGATGACCAGCCTGCAAAAGATCGTTAAAGCAAAGTATAAGGTCAACCTTGAGCCCGAGATTAAACTTATGGTAGAATAA
- a CDS encoding UDP-N-acetylmuramate--L-alanine ligase produces MALDLNKIKSIHLVGVGGCGVSGLAKILHEMGFKVSGSDIKENPNTVRLKDMGVKIQIGHDANNIRGIDLVVYSSAVNFENPEMKEAQAKELPILKRAEMLAWIMSRSQNRIAVAGTHGKTTTTAMIAKVLDAAKLNPTFLIGCDMDYVGGNAKMGSGGFCVAEADESDSSFLFLSPTIEIITNIEEDHMEHFGNTDELLRTFEEFASRVPSTGFILVDGTDPNNRKLMGKTGRRFITYGLDPAMEYSAKNLKYSKFNSTYILLRNGEEVGEVGLSVPGWQNVLNSLAVFAIGFEFGIDFSLMVGALQSFVGARRRFSIVGEQSDVMIIDDYAHHPTEIKATLSAARAGWPKRKIICVFQPHRYTRTKLLQDRFGAAFDDADRVIISDIYAASEKPIPGITGRSISSLLDKEKASYIPKKEKIVEQLMKELKPGDMLLTVGAGDIHTVAKEILLRLKMREGENGKD; encoded by the coding sequence ATGGCATTAGATCTTAATAAAATTAAAAGTATCCATCTGGTGGGAGTTGGCGGGTGCGGTGTGTCCGGCTTGGCCAAGATCCTGCATGAAATGGGCTTTAAGGTCAGCGGGTCTGATATCAAGGAAAACCCTAACACCGTTCGGTTAAAGGATATGGGGGTCAAGATCCAGATCGGCCATGATGCCAACAATATTCGCGGGATCGATCTGGTGGTCTATTCTTCGGCGGTCAATTTTGAAAATCCTGAAATGAAAGAGGCGCAAGCCAAAGAGCTGCCGATCCTGAAGCGGGCGGAAATGCTTGCCTGGATCATGTCCCGTTCCCAGAACCGGATCGCCGTTGCCGGAACGCATGGCAAAACTACCACGACCGCGATGATCGCGAAAGTTCTGGACGCGGCCAAACTCAACCCGACCTTTTTGATCGGCTGCGACATGGATTACGTGGGCGGCAACGCCAAAATGGGGAGCGGCGGTTTTTGTGTCGCCGAAGCGGACGAATCGGACAGCTCCTTTCTTTTCCTTTCCCCGACCATCGAGATCATCACGAACATTGAAGAAGACCACATGGAGCACTTTGGCAATACCGATGAGCTGCTCCGGACCTTTGAGGAGTTTGCTTCCCGTGTTCCTTCAACCGGGTTTATTTTAGTTGACGGGACCGATCCTAACAATCGCAAATTGATGGGGAAGACCGGGCGGCGGTTTATTACCTACGGACTTGACCCGGCAATGGAATACAGCGCGAAAAATTTAAAATATTCCAAGTTTAATTCCACATATATACTGCTTAGAAATGGAGAAGAAGTCGGCGAGGTCGGGTTATCAGTCCCCGGCTGGCAGAACGTCCTCAACAGTCTGGCGGTTTTCGCGATCGGGTTTGAGTTTGGGATCGATTTTTCCCTGATGGTTGGGGCGCTTCAGTCCTTTGTCGGCGCCCGGCGCCGTTTCTCGATCGTCGGCGAACAGTCCGATGTCATGATCATTGACGATTACGCTCATCATCCAACCGAGATCAAAGCGACCCTTTCCGCCGCCCGGGCCGGTTGGCCGAAGCGGAAGATCATTTGCGTTTTTCAGCCGCACCGCTATACCCGGACCAAGCTGCTGCAAGATCGTTTTGGGGCCGCCTTTGACGACGCCGACCGGGTCATCATTTCCGATATTTATGCCGCTTCAGAAAAACCGATCCCCGGGATAACTGGTCGGTCGATCTCCAGCCTGCTTGATAAAGAAAAAGCTTCATACATACCCAAAAAAGAAAAGATCGTTGAACAGCTGATGAAAGAGCTTAAACCCGGCGATATGCTTTTAACGGTCGGAGCGGGAGATATCCATACCGTAGCGAAAGAGATCCTGCTTAGGCTGAAGATGAGGGAAGGGGAAAACGGGAAGGATTGA
- the murG gene encoding undecaprenyldiphospho-muramoylpentapeptide beta-N-acetylglucosaminyltransferase, which produces MKIVIVSGGTGGHIYPGIAIAQGLIAREPESKVLFIGSEEGLEKGLIAKSGFPIKLIKSRALLRKFSYKAVSAPFISMIGFFQALFYLARERPNVLISTGGYASLPVVLAAKGLAIPIFIHEQNVLPGVTNRLFARWAKKVFLSFDRSKEYLPQGIVTGNPVRSGIFASDREKSRLRLGCRPGDKLVLVVGGSQGARSINQAVINSLPKIKEGIKIVHIIGSRDFSLIKRGEYPFYKPVEYMYNIADAIAAADLAVSRAGATAIAEFLIRELPMILVPFPFSAEGHQELNARVVADSGAGLLVNNSDLTPERFADLVNGQSLDLKKMKEACRELARPTAVQEIINGIRS; this is translated from the coding sequence ATGAAGATCGTCATCGTTTCCGGCGGGACCGGCGGGCATATTTATCCCGGGATCGCTATTGCGCAGGGGCTGATCGCGCGGGAGCCGGAGAGCAAGGTCCTGTTTATCGGCAGTGAAGAAGGGTTGGAAAAAGGATTGATCGCCAAGTCCGGGTTTCCGATCAAATTGATCAAATCCCGCGCCCTTCTCCGCAAGTTTTCTTATAAAGCGGTCTCCGCTCCTTTCATTTCCATGATCGGTTTTTTTCAGGCTTTATTTTATCTGGCACGGGAAAGGCCTAATGTTCTTATTTCGACCGGAGGCTACGCCAGTTTGCCGGTCGTTCTGGCGGCAAAAGGCCTGGCGATCCCGATCTTTATTCATGAGCAGAATGTTTTGCCGGGGGTGACGAATCGCCTGTTTGCCCGTTGGGCGAAAAAAGTCTTTCTTTCCTTTGATCGCTCCAAGGAGTATCTGCCTCAGGGAATCGTCACCGGGAATCCGGTCAGGTCAGGGATATTTGCTTCCGACCGGGAAAAAAGCCGACTGCGCCTTGGCTGCCGTCCGGGTGACAAGCTGGTCCTGGTCGTTGGCGGAAGCCAGGGGGCGAGAAGCATTAATCAGGCGGTGATCAATTCATTGCCGAAGATCAAAGAAGGGATAAAGATCGTCCATATTATCGGGAGCCGGGATTTTTCACTGATAAAGAGGGGGGAATATCCTTTTTATAAACCGGTGGAATACATGTATAATATAGCTGATGCCATTGCGGCGGCCGATCTGGCGGTCAGTCGGGCCGGGGCGACAGCGATCGCAGAATTTTTAATCCGCGAATTGCCCATGATCTTGGTCCCATTCCCATTCTCGGCCGAAGGCCATCAAGAGCTTAACGCGCGTGTTGTTGCCGATTCAGGCGCCGGACTGCTGGTTAATAATAGCGACCTGACGCCGGAGCGCTTCGCGGATCTGGTAAACGGACAATCGCTTGATCTGAAGAAAATGAAAGAGGCCTGCCGCGAACTGGCCAGGCCGACCGCGGTCCAAGAAATAATTAATGGCATTAGATCTTAA
- the ftsW gene encoding putative lipid II flippase FtsW, which translates to MPKLKIDYWFLLSVILLSAIGTATIFSASPTMGLKYGDMLFYIKRHLLFLVLGVGAGFYGFYLDLAKLKKVSPHLFLFSLIFLILVFIPGIGHNISGASRWIDLGILSFQPSELIKFTLTVYLAKMLSEKKANIGDFIKGVLPALLIFVFVAALIIKQPDLGTVLALAGSVFGMLFVAGMEYSQFVFLGLFAVAGVIVLGVTSAYRLKRFLAFFDPWQDPQGIGFQIIQSLLAVGSGGILGLGLGASRQKFFYLPQQFTDFIFAIHCEETGFIGAFVVISIYVLFAHRGFLIALGAKEQFKSLLATGLVAWLTTQAMINIMVVVGLVPTTGIPLPFISYGGTATIINLFTVGVILNISKKGSA; encoded by the coding sequence ATGCCTAAGCTTAAAATAGATTATTGGTTTTTGTTGTCGGTCATTTTACTTTCTGCCATCGGGACCGCGACTATTTTTTCCGCCAGTCCGACCATGGGGCTAAAGTACGGCGACATGCTTTTCTATATCAAGCGCCATCTGCTGTTTCTGGTTTTAGGTGTTGGCGCAGGATTTTACGGCTTCTATCTTGATCTGGCCAAGCTAAAAAAGGTTTCGCCCCATTTATTCCTGTTTTCCCTGATCTTCCTGATCCTGGTCTTTATTCCCGGAATAGGGCATAACATTAGCGGAGCTTCCCGCTGGATCGACCTTGGGATATTATCTTTCCAGCCATCCGAACTGATCAAATTTACTTTAACCGTTTACCTGGCAAAAATGTTGTCCGAGAAAAAAGCGAATATTGGCGACTTTATCAAAGGAGTTTTGCCCGCTTTATTGATCTTTGTTTTTGTTGCCGCGCTTATCATTAAACAACCGGACCTGGGAACAGTGCTGGCGCTGGCCGGTTCGGTCTTTGGCATGCTTTTTGTCGCCGGGATGGAATATTCGCAGTTTGTTTTTCTCGGATTATTTGCGGTTGCCGGAGTGATCGTTTTAGGCGTCACTTCCGCGTACCGTTTAAAACGTTTTCTCGCTTTTTTTGATCCCTGGCAAGACCCCCAAGGGATCGGTTTCCAGATCATCCAGTCGCTTTTAGCGGTCGGATCTGGCGGGATTCTGGGGTTGGGGCTTGGGGCCTCAAGGCAAAAATTCTTTTATCTCCCCCAGCAATTTACCGATTTTATTTTTGCCATTCATTGCGAAGAGACCGGTTTTATCGGAGCTTTCGTGGTTATTTCTATCTATGTGCTGTTTGCTCATCGCGGTTTTTTGATCGCCTTGGGAGCGAAAGAGCAGTTTAAAAGTTTATTGGCGACCGGCCTGGTAGCCTGGCTGACTACACAAGCGATGATCAATATAATGGTGGTGGTGGGGCTGGTCCCGACCACCGGGATCCCTCTGCCGTTCATTAGTTATGGGGGAACGGCGACGATCATCAATCTATTTACAGTAGGTGTGATCCTGAATATTTCCAAGAAAGGATCAGCATGA
- the murD gene encoding UDP-N-acetylmuramoyl-L-alanine--D-glutamate ligase, with translation MNGKKVIVVGLGKSGFSAAIKLAGLGAVVTATDQKGESLFSKELLGLLTGKGIKLALGGNPPELAAGADLVVVSPGIHLDIPILASARQKNIPIISEVELAFRFLTKPVIAITGTNGKTTTTTLIGEMLKAGGKRLAVAGNIGLPLIEVDDSSLDYVVAEISSYQLEAIVDFKPFISVILNIQPDHLERHHTLAEYIAQKQRIFANQTGDDYLVYNADDPQVVKMAQEAKAQLVPFAKEEAARIISLVPEEIRIPGRHNLENALAAASVAALCGIKKEKVAKVLKTFPGVEHRIEFVQKKKGIGFYNDSKGTNPDSTIVAIETFKGKGLVLILGGRDKGVDLDEMVKRIKDNVKAVVLIGEAADRFETALRKAGYDQIFRAGFSMGDAVREAYRLAEKGDIVLLSPACASFDMFSNYEERGRIFKELCLSLK, from the coding sequence ATGAACGGGAAAAAAGTCATTGTTGTCGGCCTGGGGAAGAGCGGCTTTTCGGCCGCCATCAAGCTGGCTGGATTGGGCGCAGTAGTTACCGCGACCGATCAGAAGGGGGAATCGCTTTTTTCCAAAGAACTATTGGGCTTATTAACCGGCAAGGGAATAAAACTGGCGTTGGGGGGGAATCCACCCGAACTGGCAGCGGGGGCCGATCTGGTCGTGGTCAGTCCAGGGATTCACCTGGATATTCCGATCCTTGCCTCGGCCAGGCAGAAAAATATTCCGATCATCTCTGAAGTCGAACTTGCTTTCCGTTTTTTAACCAAACCGGTCATTGCCATTACCGGGACCAACGGCAAAACTACCACTACTACTTTGATCGGGGAGATGCTCAAGGCTGGAGGGAAGAGGCTTGCGGTTGCCGGCAACATTGGACTTCCTTTGATCGAGGTTGACGATTCTTCCCTTGATTATGTGGTAGCGGAGATCAGCAGTTATCAGCTTGAGGCGATCGTTGATTTTAAGCCTTTTATCAGTGTTATCCTGAACATTCAACCGGACCATTTGGAACGGCATCATACGCTTGCCGAATACATCGCCCAAAAACAAAGGATCTTCGCGAACCAGACAGGTGACGATTATCTTGTATACAATGCCGATGATCCTCAAGTAGTAAAAATGGCCCAGGAAGCAAAAGCGCAACTGGTTCCTTTTGCCAAAGAAGAGGCTGCTCGAATAATTTCGCTTGTCCCGGAGGAGATCAGGATACCAGGCCGGCACAATCTGGAGAACGCGCTGGCGGCGGCGAGCGTTGCCGCTCTTTGCGGAATAAAAAAAGAGAAAGTTGCCAAAGTGCTTAAAACCTTTCCGGGAGTAGAACACCGGATCGAATTTGTCCAAAAAAAGAAGGGGATAGGGTTTTACAATGATTCAAAGGGGACCAATCCCGATTCAACTATAGTAGCGATCGAAACCTTTAAAGGGAAAGGGCTGGTCCTGATCCTGGGGGGACGGGATAAAGGGGTTGACCTGGATGAAATGGTTAAACGGATCAAAGATAACGTGAAGGCGGTTGTTTTGATCGGGGAGGCGGCCGATCGCTTTGAAACCGCTTTGCGTAAGGCGGGGTATGACCAAATATTCCGGGCGGGTTTTTCAATGGGGGACGCGGTCCGTGAAGCCTATCGTTTGGCGGAAAAAGGGGATATTGTACTTTTGTCGCCAGCCTGCGCCAGTTTTGATATGTTCAGTAATTATGAAGAGCGCGGACGGATCTTTAAGGAATTATGCCTAAGCTTAAAATAG
- the mraY gene encoding phospho-N-acetylmuramoyl-pentapeptide-transferase codes for MISQIVLFFEAALISLLITYPVVAGLRFFKVRQFIRAEGPQSHYGKAGTPIMGGIGFILTILIFVLICINVEMDFRYMALLFLMLGFAGIGLFDDLTKTLKKQNLGLTFWQKIILQSVFAAIFSYFLVTIGYHQQDVGEPLAYLLGSVFIIVGTANATNLTDGLNGLLAGTGSLAFVFFVLIANRLGSVDTATFALIAAGATAAFLFYNFPKAQVFMGDTGSLAIGALLAGMAILLHQELRLIIIGGVFVIETLSVIMQVASNKFFKKRPFRMTPLHHHFELLGFNEVQIVLGFWGVGLILGIVGLLL; via the coding sequence GTGATTTCTCAGATTGTTTTGTTCTTTGAAGCGGCGCTTATTTCCCTGCTGATCACCTACCCAGTTGTTGCCGGTTTGCGCTTTTTTAAAGTGCGCCAATTTATCAGGGCAGAGGGACCGCAAAGCCATTATGGCAAAGCCGGGACCCCGATCATGGGGGGGATCGGTTTTATTCTGACGATCCTGATTTTTGTCTTGATCTGTATCAATGTCGAAATGGACTTCCGCTATATGGCCCTGCTTTTTCTGATGCTTGGTTTTGCCGGGATCGGGTTGTTTGATGACCTGACCAAAACCTTGAAAAAACAAAATCTTGGCCTGACCTTCTGGCAGAAGATCATCCTGCAATCGGTATTTGCCGCAATTTTTTCTTATTTCCTGGTAACGATCGGCTATCACCAACAAGATGTTGGTGAGCCTTTGGCCTATTTATTAGGCTCGGTCTTTATTATTGTTGGGACAGCTAACGCGACCAATCTGACCGACGGACTTAACGGCCTGCTTGCCGGGACTGGCTCACTGGCCTTTGTTTTTTTTGTGTTGATCGCCAATCGCCTGGGGAGTGTTGACACGGCGACCTTTGCTTTGATCGCGGCCGGGGCGACGGCCGCGTTTCTTTTCTATAATTTCCCCAAGGCGCAGGTTTTTATGGGAGATACCGGTTCGCTAGCGATCGGAGCGCTGCTCGCCGGTATGGCGATCCTCTTGCATCAGGAACTCCGCTTGATAATTATTGGCGGGGTTTTTGTGATCGAAACGCTTTCGGTGATAATGCAGGTCGCTTCTAATAAATTTTTTAAGAAGAGACCGTTTAGGATGACTCCGCTTCATCACCACTTTGAACTTTTAGGATTTAATGAGGTCCAAATCGTGCTTGGTTTTTGGGGGGTTGGGTTAATTCTAGGAATAGTGGGGCTGCTTTTATGA
- a CDS encoding FAD-binding oxidoreductase, giving the protein MHKVTDQSIIAGYLEDSSNLTGGSAEGLYLPSDEKEAREVLLECAAKKEPLTFSAAQTGTTGGCIPFGGNILSVQKLTKIINIDPVKKTALIQSGVTLEELAKACAPYGLFYAPDPTEKSATIGGNVNTNASGGRSYRFGSTRDHILGLNVLLTNGESLELKRKVSPARGLKNAAGYYSRSGMEPIDLFIGQEGTLGFISEIEVNLLPKMADTFELVAFFKTEEVALGFVEAAKKSDDRSINFFEYFDPNTLQMLGRSYPHIPRAREAAVYIEQELTERNGNYLEEWEKLLSAHDSSLEEAWIGSDAKQQALLRQFRHAIPEHINELFKEHHLVKMATDIAVPEGRFREMFNYYNDQLKAESLKLFFIKFGHIGDNHLHVNLLPKNEAEKATARELILRFVRKAIELGGTVSAEHGIGKIKRDYLLEMYGERGIERMRRTKKKYDPQGVLGRGNIFTLK; this is encoded by the coding sequence ATGCATAAGGTCACGGACCAATCGATTATTGCTGGCTATCTGGAGGACAGCTCCAACCTGACGGGCGGCTCCGCTGAAGGTTTGTATTTACCAAGTGATGAAAAAGAAGCCAGGGAAGTCTTACTGGAATGCGCCGCCAAGAAAGAACCCTTAACTTTTTCCGCCGCCCAAACCGGGACGACCGGAGGGTGTATCCCATTTGGCGGCAATATTCTTTCGGTCCAAAAACTTACAAAAATAATTAATATCGATCCGGTGAAAAAAACCGCCCTTATTCAATCGGGGGTTACCCTGGAGGAATTGGCCAAGGCGTGCGCCCCTTACGGCTTGTTTTACGCCCCTGATCCGACGGAAAAAAGCGCCACGATTGGCGGGAACGTTAATACCAACGCTTCCGGCGGCCGGAGCTATCGTTTCGGCTCGACCCGCGACCATATTCTCGGCTTAAATGTTTTGTTAACCAACGGTGAAAGCCTGGAGCTAAAAAGGAAAGTAAGCCCGGCCAGGGGGCTCAAAAACGCGGCCGGGTATTACTCTAGGTCAGGAATGGAGCCGATCGATCTTTTTATCGGACAGGAAGGGACCCTGGGATTTATTTCCGAAATCGAAGTCAATCTACTGCCGAAAATGGCCGATACTTTTGAGCTGGTCGCATTCTTTAAAACGGAAGAGGTGGCACTCGGTTTTGTTGAAGCGGCAAAAAAGTCCGATGACCGATCGATCAATTTCTTTGAATATTTTGACCCCAACACCTTGCAAATGCTGGGGCGCAGTTACCCTCATATCCCACGGGCAAGAGAAGCGGCGGTCTATATCGAGCAGGAGCTCACCGAACGGAACGGAAATTATCTGGAGGAGTGGGAGAAACTGTTGTCAGCCCATGATTCTTCGCTGGAAGAGGCCTGGATCGGGAGCGACGCTAAACAACAAGCGCTCCTGCGGCAGTTTCGTCACGCTATCCCGGAGCATATTAACGAATTGTTCAAAGAGCATCACCTGGTCAAAATGGCGACTGATATCGCCGTACCGGAGGGGAGGTTCCGCGAGATGTTTAATTATTATAATGATCAGCTGAAAGCTGAAAGCTTAAAGCTTTTTTTTATAAAATTTGGACATATCGGCGATAACCATCTACATGTCAACCTGTTGCCTAAAAATGAGGCGGAAAAAGCGACAGCCCGGGAATTAATCTTGCGGTTTGTCAGGAAAGCGATCGAACTGGGGGGGACGGTCTCGGCCGAGCACGGGATCGGCAAGATCAAGCGCGATTATTTGCTCGAAATGTATGGAGAAAGAGGGATAGAACGGATGAGGCGGACAAAGAAAAAATATGATCCTCAAGGGGTACTCGGGAGAGGGAATATCTTTACGCTTAAATAG